In Mytilus trossulus isolate FHL-02 unplaced genomic scaffold, PNRI_Mtr1.1.1.hap1 h1tg000158l__unscaffolded, whole genome shotgun sequence, the sequence GAAAAGTACGACGGATAATATAGGTTCTACAATAAAGTCCGATAATACTACTGCCAGGCAGGAGAATTCTACTAATATGATTCTGGCATTAAACCTTGACGAGGAGAACATTAATCGTCTGCTAAAGATAGAAAACACATTCGAAGCTGAAGCGCTGACGCCGATAACCGTTTATCTCATCCTTCTAATGATAACGGGTGTTGTTGGCAATACTATTGTCTTGTATATCTACAAGTTCAGGTTCAAAAGGTCAACATCAAGAATATTCATTCTGAGTCTTGCTGCGTTTGATTTGATTACGTGTATTTTAGGGATGCCATACCATATCTTAGACATGCTTTATCCTTATCTGTTTGTATGGGACACCCTTTGCAAAGTTCTAAGTTTTGCTCTTACATTTACGATTTTGGCATCTATATTTATACTAGATCTCATCGCAATTGATCGGTACAGGAAAATTTGTAGACCGTTTAAAAAGCAGCTTTCTGGTATAGGATCAAATATAATGAGTTGGGTGACTGTTCTTATAGCAATAATCTCTGCCATTCCAATGCTTCTAATTTATGGTACCGCTGAAGTCCCAACCGCTAGGAATCCAAATATAACAGGAAGGGAATGCTACGTCTCAGATAACTATATCGAATCTTACTTCCCATTAATCTACGATTCTTTCACTTTCTTGATTTTTATCGTATCAGTTTTTATACTAGTCGGATTTTATAGCAAAGTCGGGGTTACAATTTGGAAACGTAGGAAATTTAATGAGTCCTCACATGAGTCAAAGAGATCCGGTTCCAGTCAAAGCACGCCAAACACATCGATCATACAACTGAACGTCATTACAGATGAAGCTAAACGCGGATCTCCTATGCTTGTTCATTATGGAAAAAATAAAGAGGGTGGTAATGTTCAAATATTTGATTCGAATTCCTTGGTCACGGCACCAAAAGATTCACCTTTACCATACAGATCGACAACGTCTGATCCAAAGAAAGAAAGGAAGAACCGGAGAGTAATGCGATTGATGTCTGAACCTTCAAGTACTGAACATGATTCTTCTATAATGGATCATGGGTCTTCACGGTCCCACAAATCATCCCACAGACATCACGTGACAAAGAAAGAAAAGAGAACTCTAAGAATAACAGGCATGCTGTTCGttataacaataatattcaTTATAAGTTTCCTCCCTTATTTGTGTATACAAATTGTGAACGGTTTGAATGATGAATTTTGGGATGAAATGAGCATCTCGGAAATTATCCTTTTTAATCTTCTTATGAGGACATACTTTATCAACAGTATGATAAATCCTATAATCTACTGGTTTCTGGATCACAAATTTAAAGAGGAGGTTATTAGACTATTTAATGACATGAGAAATTGTAAAGCAACTACTCGGTTTGGACGAAAGAGCTTCCATTCGTAATATCCATGTGAATAGTCTAGAAGTATACCAAAAGGTATAAAAACTTGTCTGACCAATTGTATAACTTTAAATCAATCATCATCACAATTACATGATTATAATCTAATTCAACTAAACTATATTCGTATTTTATCAACTATGTAGGTTCTTATTCATCCTTAGCTCTACAATATTCAGCTTAGAGTGTTCCTCATTTATAATGataaaggtaaatccagaaaagtgctTCGGAGATTAATaacatgttattttaatttttcttcagtTTGTTACTTTGCAGAATGAACAAGATTTTCCTAATTTATATGAATgcttatttttatgtatattttttcattgctATCAATAAAGCATTATTTGATTAATGACATATAcaaacatcttcttttataatttAGTTTGATACTTGTTCAAACTGATGTATCTCAAAATGTTAATAATGTTAAACTTGTTGATCATAATATGAACcgagtaaaatcacaaaaaatactgaactcaattCATAAAGGAAAGTCACttatcaaaatgtcaaaatcaaaagtttaaaaacgcatcaaacgaatggataacaactgtcatatttttgacttggtacatttagaaaatggtagatttaacctgtttttaaagatagcttaacctctcacttgtatgacagtcgcatcgaATTCCATAATATTGATAACGGTGtctaaaaaaaaagcagaaattttaggtaaaaatgccaaaaaataggggtacagctgtaaacattgtgttataatattaataactataaaaacaagcaaatatgTGACAATAAAAGAAGCATACAAAGGCATATATATCGAATTTaacaagggtatcaccagcccagtagccagtacttcggtactggcatgaaaatacggattttgtgtgttattaaaattagcTGTTacgaaatgatagaaattattataaattaaggaatttatctccctcatgcaaagctctgatttctttcacggatttggctataatttttggaccttttggattatagctcttcatcttttatataagctttagatttcaaatattttggccatgagcatcactgaagagacatgtattgtcgaaatgcgtatCTGGTGcaaaaaaattggtaccgttaatttttaTAGAACCTTCATGCATTCACTTGCTTCTTTATTATACGATTGTATCTATCTTATCAACTCATAAAGAAAGATTTGAAGTACTGGGCCCATTCCTTACTACCCTGACAGGCACGTGGTAAGGTTACCATTAACTCTGGCTTAGAAACGAGCGTTTGACGTATATCTGTTACTGTTACAGTTACTGGTAATTTCCTCCTCTCTCAGGAGCACTCCCAAAGGGATACATCAATTTTAAAGTATAGTCTAAGaaaggatatatatatttacaacttaCGTTAAACTGTACTGTTTCCCACCATCAGTTGATAAGCATGTAAACGTCACACAGGTAGAAATTAGATAACTTTGACGTTCAGAGTACGAATTAGTACAGTTTAGTTATTCTATGCATATCCTCTGCAGAATCTAAATTAGAAGTTTCCCTTTTCCTTTTTGCCGCTTATCTTTATGCATAATTATAGTGAAATTCTATTGAAAAGGATATCAAAGAAATAcgaaaaggcatatagacacaGCATCAATAGCAAAcataaaagacaagaatacacagGTTATTATAGAAGAAAAACATACTGGCAGGATCTATAAATACAGAGCCACATCATATGTATCAAAGTAACACACAAAGTCCTAtatacaaagcacattagcTTTCGGATTAGATGAAAATTTTGCTATAGATCTAAAGAGTTTTTGGAGCTGGAATAGAGTTCCGCCTTAGATATCGCAAGAGTTAAGAGAGGAACTTATCTCAAAAGCTCTAAGCGTAGGGAATGCCCAACCGAAGAGCTTTAGAAATATTGGGGAAAATGATATCCAATGATCTGGAGAAGGGGAATGGTCACGCCATGATAACTATGAGATCAGGGGAAAATCCCACCCGAAGAAACCTTAACTATAGCGGGTGTCAGTATTGCAAGTTTATACTAAATAGAAGAGCGGGTACACTATCGAGAGTCAGTGAAAAAGTCAACGACCCATGTCCACAAGTCCAAAGAAGATTTTCCCATTGctcattttgttttgtctagTTAAGTATTGTGACAGCTATTTGACATACATTTTGGACATATGAGGCGATACTATTGATGCTTCAGATTATAATTCacatttaatttatgtatctatTTTCCCCGGCCTATTAATATTCTTAAATACTAAGTATCAAAATAGATAAAGTCACCTCTGGTTTATTATAGATTTTAACTTATACATCTTCTTGGTCCTGTCCGAACTGTGGAAATGTTTTGGAAATTTCTAATTGCACGATACCACTACATCAATCAAATGGATTGCTTTATTGGGCCAGTGATACTAGACATGGTTTAAAACGAGCGTTGAAGTAAAATATtcttaaacaaagaaaatcaacaatttaccaaagaaaagataaaaattaaaatggtggaaaaatctttttttataaaatataattatcgtcgtaaaaactataaaaactgTGACAAGATGATGacatatattaaatattctCTCTACTTATGTGTTATCTCTTACCCAGACGTAGTAAACAAGAAGTTAGACTTCCGGGGAGACTGACTTGTGGTTAGGCTTATTTGTATGCACCTAGTATGTCTCCAATATAGGTCACACTTATAGCCTAAGTCATCAATTCCActtaaaaatgtacattatagTGATATATCAATATgtaatttgttaataaaatatcagaacggatcataatttttttttttttgcacaatGCCATGGCCGAGCTATTTTCTTCAATTGGGGTCTATTGTTGCCGGTCTATTTAAAGGATTGTATCacgcattttttttcttatctaaAAGTATTGGTCATATCAAGCAAAGGTTTGAGTTTTCAATACAGTATTTTTGTTTCGTTTCAgatcagatgaaaaaaaatataatcatcaAAGagctgtaaaaaaatattctgtttcGTCGTCTTccatattataaaacatttttgaggAAACTTAGTTACTGTGACGAGTATTTGACTctatgttattgttttttgtttgtactAGTCGCCTCAACAGTAGTCACTGATACTGACCCCTTTGCAAAATGGACAGAATAGAAAATTATAGAGAAAATTGTCTAAAACTAAGGAATATAGAAATGAAAGACCCCCCCCCTTTAAACTTCAGTGATGCAACAATGAACAGGAATATCAGCTCGGACGTACAgttgataaatgataaatataacaatataagtTGAAGACCCGTATgatgacctacagttgttaatttctgtgataTTTGTCTCTTGTGTAGACTTGTTGAGAAGCATACACACATtgtctttaatataaaaaaaaacattcattgtgtgtgtgtgtgtgggggggggggggggggggggagttaTAACCAAACAGATCAAGTcactaaaacataaaaaaaaaatagggaaatttaaccaaacttatgTTAGTATACTAACATTAATATAAACCTTCAATATAGGGATTAGTATATACCCACATTAATAAAAGTACTTcataattaacatttacattCAGGTGAAGATAATCatacatatgaaatatttcaacacAAAAATTCAGGGTGAGATAATCAAACTGATTAATTAACTTCCTCTTAATAACATTCAGGGAGATATCCAAACAGATTAAAAcacttcaaaatacaaaaaatatagttgacctatagaaaaacagacaaaaacacaaaaacttaacactgagcaatgaactgtgagaatgaagtcaaggtcaaataaaatctgcacaactgacatatagatcataaaatatttacatacaccaaatatagttggcCTATTGCTTattgtattagaaaaatagaccaaaactcaaaaactaaactttgaccactgaaccatgaaaatgaggtcaaggtcagatgacacctaccagctagacatgtacaccttacaatcattccatacaccaaatatagtagaccaaTTGCATTCAGTATAAGCAAAACAGACCcaaacataaaaacttaactataaccactgaaccatgaaaataaggtcaaggtcagatgacacctgccagttggacatgtacaccttacagtccttccatacactgaatatactagacctattgcttatagtatctgagatatggacttgaccaccaaaacttaaccttgttcactgattcatgaaatgaggtcgaggttaagtgaaaactgtctaactgccatgaggaccttgcaaggtacgcacataccaaatatagttatcctactacttataataagagagaacttaacattacaaaaaaatttaacttttttttcatgttgtcactgaaccatgaaaatgaggtcaaggacattggacatgtgactgacagaaacttcgtaatATGAGGcctccatatacaaagtatgaagcatccaggtcttctaccttctaaaatataaagcttttaagaagttagctaacaccgccgccaccggatcactatccttatgtcgagctttctgcaactaaagtcgcaggctcgacaaaaactacCACATAAACATTCAGGGGGGGGAAATCAAACTGAGTAAATAACGTCAACATTAACATCCTGAATTTTAAGTGCAAAAGtagaaaacataatttaataGCATACAAACAAGAAGCTTTCAGGAGCTTGAATCCTTCACCTGATTAAaaatgtgtcattaaaattaggTGCCATAGTAGACACTTTCAATACAGTTTTTAATATTGTGGCAAAGATATTATTAGATACAGTGTGTTCGTGACCTAATACAATatgtaaattccatatggggtgagagaAAATAAAAGTAAGGGCTACTTTGGTGATAATGACACAAAATGGAAATACATCCTATAAGGAGATGTTAAAGAAGTTCAATTATGTTGACTTTTATGAAACTCTTATCTTGATGATTATTTATCCAGGAAACAGTTTCTATTTATTGATTATAGTTTTCCTTGAAGGGATATGGACAATTAAAGTCATGTCGACTAAGTTGTTGATTATATATcagtcaggggcgttacttaaacaagtaacttTTTTTACTTActtatataggtaatttttgtttttaaaaaatataaaattaatcaatagagttattttaaatttcaatagaaGGAGGgactaaatgtagttttcatgaatttttacatcattttatatcataaatttcaGAATTTGTTAGATTTGAGAGGAGAATAGACATAAAgggtttctttaaaaataatgacaaaaatgttacttgaaaaagttattttgtGCATCTATGAAAGAATTAGTAATAACACTTGTTTAAGGAACATATGTAATTGTTTTgagttacaaattataaatatcttCAAGTCTTAATTGATTCATAAgtttctatctatttatatctgtcTACCTTCAAGATTTTGAAGGGAAACGATATtttaatagtcccaagagaccaatctttgaccAAGAAGCGTCGATATCAAAGATACGTGCGTCAGAAAAGCAATTAGTGTTTCAGAAGGattagattttatatttcatgggaaaaataaccagatgaCTGTAAAAATTTGTAGAAACTAGTAAAATTTGTATAATTCgtcacctataaaaataatatttaaaaaagttacttatataagtaatttttaaaatagcctCGTTTTCCACATTACgtatataggtaattttaaaacttacttgtttaagtaatgcccctgactgatATATTGCTGTTTGAAGTATCTCACTACCAAGGacccagattttttttacacaatttggTCTGTTTGAATTTTAGATAactaaacagttttaaaaaaaattatccaaatCACACTAGATTCATAGCATCAACCACCTTGTTTTGaccatttcatcatatttaTTTCATGAATTTATTTACCATTTTTCTAGTTTGTAGGGAACATATCTTAATCATTATGGCAAAATGTCTAAATATTTTTACCTGTGAGTGTTATGTTCCCTATCCAATAAggacaaaataaagatattttgtagAGTGATTAGCAATAAATCATTACTCAAAAAATTTTAACACCATCTATTTCAACTCTGATAATTGAATCCTGAATATATACTGTACATTCACTGtaatttgttggataccaattcaCAGTACTAGTTATTCAAAACTCTATGGGCTtcaataattgataaatttgtgtattgtaaacatttatttatgcaTTTTGACGACATCCTGTCCAGCCGGCTGGCATTTTGCCAGATTGACATTGTATATCATCACTTGAGTAACATTTTAGACACGGTAAAAATCACATGACAACTATCATCTACGTGGTAATTTAGCAGGGGGTGGCATTAGGTCACTTGGTTGTTTTTGAGGAGGCACAAATCTCTCCACTTCAAcaacttgaaataaaatgtcttttgTCACTGGTGATTGTATACTACCCCAGACAcctaaaacaaaatagaaaaaaatttacttttatatgatattctGTAACTGTCTATGCTTATTCATatcttttaatatacatttactttaattattcatcccttatttttattaactatgtATTTCCATTGTATCACAGATCAAATTTGATCGTTTAATGTGTGTTAATGTGTGTTACTAtgttttttgattgatttaagccattccaattgatattttgtagtgtgcctttctatgttgtaatgttatccTATTTTAGTTTGGTaccattgaaatttttaatcctgctgcaattgtttgcacctgccctaagtcaggaatctgatgttcagtggtttttgtctgtttatttggttcataagtgtttctcatttttttttatataccagtagattagaccattggctTTCCTGTTTgattggttttacactagttattttgggggcCCTTTAGTTAATAGCTTGCTGTTGGGTGTGAGCCAACTACGCTCTGAGTTGAAGAcagtactttgacctattaCAGATTTTAAgattgtaacttggatggagagttgtctcattggcaatcatagcaCATTTTCTTATTCTATTTTATATGAGATGCTGCAAATGTCTATGCTAAGTCATATCTTGAAAAcaataaggatttttttttttaattcattcttcatactttatttttccaTTATTGTTGGCTTTCAAGCTCATACTATACACACATATAATCCAAGTTTACACACATATAATCCAAGTTATGAACACTACATACAACATTCAACAGTTAAATacagtaaataaacaatttgtctttttaacaaTGTCATGTCCATCGATATCAGCTCTATAGCTTAAACTCTCCTGAtataaaatcaggtttattAATAGTCTCTTACCTTGAGCAATTTTAATGCTGTTAGGAAATGATTTGTCAGTTCTCTGTCTCATGAATTTCCATATCATCTCTTTAGCTCACACTCTCCTCACTATACACTATAGATCTCTTACCTTGAGCAGTTTTAATGCTATTAGCAAATGATTTGTCTGTTCTCTGTCTGATGAATTTCCATATCATCTGTCTAGCTCACACTCTCCTCACATAAAACACTATAGATCTCTTACCTTGAGCAGTTTTAATGCTGTTAGGAAATGATTTGTCTGTTGTCTGTCTCATGCATTTCCATATCATCTCTCTAGCTTACACTCTCCTCACTATACACTATAGATCTCTTACCTTGAGCAGTTTTAATGCTATTAGGAAATGATTTGTCCGTTCTTTGTCTCATGAATTTCCAATGCTGTCCATCAAATGAACATTCTATTATTTTTCCATCCATTTCTTTCAGATCTTTTGTGTACTGAAATAGATGTATGTTGCTTTTATCCACTGATTGAGATTAAATAAAAGAATGTGTCTGAGGACAGCTCAAGCTTTGCAATTTTTCAagttaacaagaatgtgtcccaagtacatggatgcccaactcgcattttctttgttcagtggaccataaaatttgggtaaaaactctaatttgacattaaaattagaaagatcatatcataagaaacatgtgtactaagttttcaattgattggacttcaacttcatcaaaaactacctcgaccaaaaactttaaccagacagtcaggggtactacttgtacaagtgtattttatttacttgaagaagtgaaaaaaaatatacacatataagtaaataaataatgtttgaataatctccccttaattttctgaaaaatttacttgtataagtaagtttttcttacaatccaacaaaaatcctcaagttttgagatgtaaaatcatgcctttaatgatttttcccagctttgttcaaattttttcattaaagttcaatgtttcatctcattaattcatcaaagaaactgattgagcaaagatcttgtatatttgcgcaaggccttcaaaaattgctcctttggggcttgtaaatgagcagtgttaagaagataacagacaaatgggactttcattgtccatgaaattacacttaaatgattagtaaagacatctgcaaaggGTACACAATTTCaaattctattagagcaaagaaatattcaaaattcaagaaaagaaggtaggttgatttttttacctatacaagtaaaaaaatctgaatgccgaagggacataactcagtcaattttttttttacctatacaagtaaataaaattcacttgtataagtatcctacaaatttacttatatgtgtatatttttttttacttcttcaagtaaataaaatacacttgtataagtagtacccctgactgccAGAAGCAGGACTAACGGACGGACGAACTGACAAACGAACAGACAAACGaacagatgcacagaccagaaaacataatgccccctCTACCAATGTAGGTAGGGCATAAAAAGAGGCACAACTGTATAACAGTAAGTGACTCATTTGTCTGAGTTTTGGTTCTCAGTAATGTGTAAGAGTTCTATATAATTTGGATGAGGAAAACATTGATTGCTGAAATGAACAATTTAgtgttttttctaaattataaagTGGCATTATACTCTAGAAAGTTTAGTGGCTCACTGCCGATATACAAACTCTATCTGCGAGTTTTGGTTCTTAGCATTTTGTATGagttcatattttgtataagGAAAACTAAAGTAAGAGTGTGGATAGGAAAATGGGATGGACAGATAGACAAATGAAAGGACAGAAAGATGGTCAAGGGTAATACTTAATACCCCTGTTGACTATGAAGGGGcagaaaaagggggagggttgagaccTCTAAAGTAATTTAATCCTGCCCCATTCATGTGCCTATAAAGAAGTCAGGATCTTGACATTTCATATGTCTtatgttgatgtttttttattatttgaataataagGTCTTAATGGCAGATCTTCAATTGTTACTGTTTTTGTATAGGACCCC encodes:
- the LOC134700496 gene encoding cholecystokinin receptor type A-like, with amino-acid sequence MTTNKIIFTTTKSVLTSLDDVFGKTTMQKSTTDNIGSTIKSDNTTARQENSTNMILALNLDEENINRLLKIENTFEAEALTPITVYLILLMITGVVGNTIVLYIYKFRFKRSTSRIFILSLAAFDLITCILGMPYHILDMLYPYLFVWDTLCKVLSFALTFTILASIFILDLIAIDRYRKICRPFKKQLSGIGSNIMSWVTVLIAIISAIPMLLIYGTAEVPTARNPNITGRECYVSDNYIESYFPLIYDSFTFLIFIVSVFILVGFYSKVGVTIWKRRKFNESSHESKRSGSSQSTPNTSIIQLNVITDEAKRGSPMLVHYGKNKEGGNVQIFDSNSLVTAPKDSPLPYRSTTSDPKKERKNRRVMRLMSEPSSTEHDSSIMDHGSSRSHKSSHRHHVTKKEKRTLRITGMLFVITIIFIISFLPYLCIQIVNGLNDEFWDEMSISEIILFNLLMRTYFINSMINPIIYWFLDHKFKEEVIRLFNDMRNCKATTRFGRKSFHS